The following proteins are co-located in the Flavobacteriales bacterium genome:
- a CDS encoding nucleotide pyrophosphohydrolase: MTIKESQALVDRWIKEHGVRYFSELTNMAMLTEEVGEVARIIARRYGEQSEKESDKNKDLGDELADVLFVLICLANQTGIDLEEALKKNLDKKTGRDHDRHHSNEKLKS; this comes from the coding sequence TTGACGATAAAAGAAAGTCAGGCCCTGGTTGATCGCTGGATTAAAGAGCATGGCGTGCGTTATTTTTCGGAATTAACCAATATGGCAATGCTCACTGAGGAAGTTGGTGAAGTTGCCCGGATTATTGCCCGGCGCTATGGTGAACAATCGGAAAAGGAAAGTGATAAAAACAAAGATCTGGGCGATGAATTGGCAGATGTGCTTTTTGTATTGATTTGTTTGGCGAATCAAACCGGAATTGATTTGGAAGAGGCCCTGAAAAAAAACCTCGATAAAAAAACCGGGAGAGACCATGATCGTCACCACTCCAACGAAAAATTAAAATCCTGA